From Theileria annulata chromosome 1, complete sequence, *** SEQUENCING IN PROGRESS ***, one genomic window encodes:
- a CDS encoding uncharacterized protein (1 probable transmembrane helix predicted for TA20225 by TMHMM2.0 at aa 64-86) yields MNNWAKIHDCGEWSNWLTFEDLTEEMINNYEIILNNESNEICNIFSLEQYIQQEEIVKGFKMSIIKTAGIASCLGLTLAIGAILIYSKTYFIF; encoded by the exons ATGAATAACTGgg CAAAAATTCATGATTGTGGTGAATGGTCAAATTGGTTAACATTTGAAGATTTAACAGAAGAaatgattaataattatgaaattatattaaataatgaatcaaatgaaatttgtaatatcTTTTCACTAGAACAATATATTCAAC aaGAAGAAATAGTAAAAGGATTTAAAAtgagtataataaaaacagCAGGTATAGCAAGTTGTTTAGGATTAACATTAGCAATTGGAgcaatattaatttattctaaaacgtattttatattttaa
- a CDS encoding integral membrane protein, putative (Contains a putative signal sequence; Contains 7 putative transmembrane domains; alternative gene structure possible;~8 probable transmembrane helices predicted for TA20240 by TMHMM2.0 at aa 10-32, 91-113, 123-142, 149-168, 202-224, 412-434, 444-462 and 464-486), with translation MIPIPNSINSFIFHLFLYLFLLFQCISITVLAPAAPNNHYLVIPKGFLFPKGVPLTPERVLSYSTLHTHRISSLSRSTLYGCKISSLSRVYLYLVISPYGGYLVIKAVLNYTWLHPLRGTDSLIIYILFLVIIYYYGYYLLVNHQVMKNLKIILYIKFIKILLHIFHIQDLITEENLFPLTRSTLVQQFDRIEENLFLLTRSILGFISKILIFVNYFSLILANLTRCSKNLRIIENISSGSIIIDIGCGNGKYLNIRNDCYFIGIDICNELLQIAQQRNNNKNFSLIISNALKLPLKNNFSDLTLSIALIHHFSTQQRRKKINAKIDRIGSNKRINSFSVTVENSPTKIAAPKVPTGPIGIKGPIGTRFESHCSTSTNNNTNSTKSITTPRKGANSTAMECTTTKIAAPKLLNYYSTIVLTVVLTIDYCRILTSTSTIGASTEFYITRFLCLFIFLVVLFLFNLFFLFNLFFSLLLLLSLLLSLLII, from the exons ATGATCCCAATTCCAAATTCTATCAACTCTTTTATCTTTCACTTATTTCTATActtattcttattatttcaatgtatctccattacggtgcttgctccagcAGCTCCCAATAACCActacttagttataccaAAGGGGTTCCTTTTCCCCAAAGGGGTTCCTTTAACCCCTGAAAGGG TACTTAGTtatagtacactccatacccatagaattagctccctttcccggaGTACACTCtatggctgtaaaattagctccctttccagggtCTAT ttatacttagttatatcccCTTACGGGGGCTACTTAGTTATCAAGGCAGtacttaattatacttGGTTACaccccttacggggtacc gattcattaataatttatattctgtTTTT ggtaataatatattattatggTTATTACCTATTGGTAAACCACCAGGTGATG aagaatttgaaaataattttgtacatcaaatttataaaaatattgcTACACATTTTTCACATACAAG aTCTGATTACcgaggaaaatttatttcctctaacccgatcaacTTTG GTGCAGCAATTTGATAGgattgaagaaaatttatttcttctaacccgatcaattttgggatttatttccaaaatcctaatttttgttaattatttttccCTAATTTTAGctaattta ACTAGGTGCAGCAAAAATT TAAGAATAATAGAGAATATATCATCAGgaagtataataatagatATTGGTTGTGGTAATggtaaatatttaaatataagaaatgattgttattttattggTATTGATATTtgtaatgaattattacaaattgCACAACAAcgtaataataataagaatttttcacttattatttctaatgctttaaaattacctttaaaaaataatttctcTGATTTAACTTTATCTATTGCACTTATACATCATTTTTCAACACAACAACGGAG aaaaaaaataaatgccaaaattgatcgg ATTGGAAGtaataaaagaattaatTCGTT ctccgttacggtggAAAATTCTCCTACCAAaattgctgcacctaaagTACCTACTGGACCTATAGGTATTAAGGGACCTATAGGTACTAGGTTCGAATCCCACTgtagtactagtactaataataatactaatagtactaagaGTATTACTACTCCTcgaaagggagctaattctacgg ccatggagtgtactactactaaaattgctgcacctaaactacttaactactatagTACTATAGTACTTACTGTAGTACTTACTATAGACTACTGTAGAATACTTACTAGTACTAGTACcattggagcaagcacc GAATTTTACATCACAAGAT ttttatgtttattcatttttttggtagttttatttttattcaatttattctttttattcaatttattctttagtttattattattattgagtttattattgagtttattaattatataa